The genomic window CTTTATCTATAATTGATGGAGCATTAGATAGTGTTTTAAGTGCTAGAAGTAAGTATGGTGCTATTTGTAATAGATTTGAAAGTAGCCATAATAAACTAAATGAGATATATACTTGTATGCAAGGTTCTGAAAGTAAAATAAGGGATTCTGATGTAGCAGAAGAAATGGTAGGATTTGCTAGAGATAATATTTTAATAGAAGCAGGGAATGCTATGATGGCTCAATCAAATAAGTTCCCTCAAGATGCATTAAGAGTATTAGAAAATGTAAGAACTAGGTAGTTTGTATACCTAGTTTTTTTGTGGAGAGTAATTTTTTAATGGTTTTTTGAAATTTATAATAATAAATACAAATAATATAAAAAATTTATTAAATTAAACTTGAATTATTTTAGATAATAATGTAAAATTTAAATGGATAAAGAGTTTATTTCCATATTAAAAGGAATTGATATGATCGATAGAGAATAAGATATTATTTAGCTAAAGATATATCAGTTTTATATGGTTGTAATGAATATTATTAATTGAAAAAATTAAAGTATATATTTACTAGTATGTACATAGAGAGAATATGGTTATATTTAGCTATATGTAAGCTAGCATGGTTGGTTTAAGTTACTTTGAAAGTAATTTATCTGATTGTGCTGGCTTTTATTTTTTGATGTAGTATTTTGCCACAATATATATTAAATTCAAAATAAGTATGAATTACCTAAAAAAACTTGTGATATGAGTCAAAAATACACTTAGTTTAATGGGAAATTTAATTTAATATAAAATTTATATTAAAACTATTTGAAAAAGTGAGAAAATATTATATAATAAAAATATGATTATTTTGAAAAAACTACTATTTGTCATATTACACCTATAAAAACTCCAAATACAAGAAAAAATGTGTTAAATTTTATTGAAAAATAAATTAATTTTTATTAAATTTTATTGAAAAATGTGTTAAAATTTAATAAAAAAATAGAAAAACGCAGATAATTTAAATAATTTGGAGTTTGCCGTAGAAAATAAGATAAGGAGCTGATATTTTGAAGATAGGAAGTAATTCTGTAGAAGAAAACACGTATAGTCTTATAAAAAAATCATTAGATGCTTCATTAAAAAGAAATGAGGTTATAGATAACAATATATCAAATGTTAATACTAAAGGATTCAAAAGGCATTATGTAACCTTTGAAGAAACTCTAAAAGATACCCAAAGTGATATGGATATGACAACGACTAACGAAAAGCATATAAGTGATGGAAAAGAATATGGACAAATAGAAGAACAAAGAGATGAATCAGATAGTATGAGAATGGATGGTAATAATGTAGATATCGAGAATGAAATGGCTAATCTAGCTGCTAATTCGTTGAAATATAATGCTTTAATAAGTCAAATGAATTCTAGAATATCGATGAAAAGAAATATTATAAACGGAGGAAAATAAGATGAGTGCTTTTGATTCTTTTAGAATAAGTGCTAGTGGTCTTTCAGCTGAAAGATTAAGATTAGACACTATTGCAGCTAATATTGCCAATGTTTCAACAACAAGAGGGGAAAATGGTCAAGCTTATAGAAGAAAAGTGGCTGTGTTTCAAGAAAATTTAGAACAAGAATTAAATAAAGAAGAAAATAAGTATGGGGCTAAATTGAAAGGGGTAAAGGCTGTAGGTATTGAAGAAGATAAGTCTCCTTTAAGAAGAGTATATGATCCAGCCCATCCAGATGCAGATAATGAAGGGTATGTTTCTATGCCAAATGTTAATGTGTTAAATGAGATGGCTGATATGATAGCTGCCACTCGTGCTTATGAAGCTAATATTACAGCCATAAATTCTGGGAAAAATATGTTTATGAAAGCCTTAGAAATAGGTAGATAGGAGGAAAATAAATTTGAAAATTAATGATTTTATACCAAATACACCATTTTATACCCAAATAAATTCAAAAAATACCCAAAATGATATAGAACAAGAGGGGCATATTTCTAGTTTTGGTGAAACTTTAAAAACAGAATTAAATAAGGTTAATGACAAACAGTTGGAGGCTGAAGACCTAACAGATAAGTTTATAAAAGGGGAAGAGGATAATATACATGGAGTAATGTTAAAAACTGAAGAAGCAAAGCTTTCTCTCCAACTTGCAGTTCAAGTAAGAAATAAAGTTTTGGAGGCTTACCAAGAGATAAATAGAATGCAAGTATAGTTAGGAGTGCTGAGTAAATGAACAAGCTGAAGGAGAATGTGGGGAAGCTGTTAGAGAAGATAAAGAGTTTAAGCAAGGGCAAAAAAATAGCTTTTGGAACTCTAGCTTTAGGAATTCTTATAGTACTTATTTATTTAATTATTCATTTTAATAAAACCAATTATGCAGTACTTTTTAGAGATATGGATCCTAATGATGCACAAACAGCTTTAGCTAAATTAAATGAAAAAAAAATACAGTATAAAATAGAGAATAACACTATAAAAGTTCCAGAGGAAAAAGCAGCAGAACTAAGAATGGAAATTGCTCCTGTATTAACAAATGGGGCTAAAGGATATGAGATATTGGATGAGGGAAGCAAATGGGGAATGACAGATAAGGAAATGGACACAAAATATCAAATTGCTCTTCAAGGAGAGCTGCAAAAGACTATAGAAACCTTTCCAGAAGTTGAAAAAGCGGATGTTAAACTTGTTATGAATAAGGAAAGCGATTTCTTTAAAAAAGAAGACCCTGCTCAAGCCTCAGTTACATTACATTTTAAAAATGGCCAAAAAGTAAATAAAGAACAAATAAAAGCTATAGTTTCTCTTATTGGTGGCAGTGTTAAAAACTTACCTAAAGAAAACGTAAAAGTAATAGGTGTAGTAAATGGCACTACTTCTGTTTTGAGTGAGGACTTGTTTGATGATGAAAAGAATACTTTAGGAACTGCTACAGATAAGCAAAGAGATTATGAAAAAAATCTTGAAAAAGAATACGAGAAGAAAATTTTAGCATTGTTGTCTCAGAAATATGGGGCTGGTGTACAGGCTACAGTCGATGTACAAGCAGAATTTGATGCTTCTGAGAAGACTTCTACTACGTGGGATAAAACACCTGTAGTTAGAAGTGAAAAGAATGTAAAAGATACAAATACAAATACTGCCACAAAACCTAGTGGAAGTCCTGTAGACAACAATATGTCTAATACATATGGTAGTAATGGAGGGAATTCTAATTCATCTCATGAGGAAAGTACGAAAAATTATGAAATTGGTAAGGTAGAAGAAAAAGTAGTTGCAGCACCAGGAAAGATTAAAAAAGTTTCTGCATCTATAATTGTTAATGAATCTAGTTTAAGTGATGATGCAAAAACAAAGATACAAAATACAGTATCTGCTGCAATTGGTTATGATCAAAATAGAGGGGATATCATAAGTGTTGAAGGAATGAAATTTGCTGGAGTAGATGACCCTGAAAAAGAAGCAGAGAAAAAAGCACAAGAAGAGGCGGCTCAAAAGAAAATGCTTATGTATAAATATATTGGTGCTGGAGTAGCAGCATTAATAGCATTGATAGCTGTATTAATTTTTGTAAGAAAGTCAAGAAAGAAGAGAAATGAAGAAGATGAAACACAAGGAATAGATTTCCTTGTAGGTGAAAATGTAACTCCAAAAGAACCTTTAAAACCAATTGAATTTGATGATGAAAATGAAAAGACTCATTTAGAAAAAGAAATTAAGAAATATGCATCAAACAAGCCAGAACAGGTTGCTGAAATTATTAAAGCCTGGATGGCAGAAGATGAGAGGTGATATAGTATATGGCTAAGGAAAATAAACTTACAGGAATTCAAAAGGCTGCCATTCTATTCATAACTCTTGGACCAGAAGCAGCATCTGGGATTATTAAAAAACTATCTGATAATGAAATACAAAAAATAACTTATGAAATAGCTAATACAACATCAGTAAAACAGGAACAAAGATCGGAAATTCTTGAAGAATTTATAGAGATGAATAAAGCTAAAGATTATATTTTAGAAGGCGGTTTTGAGTATGCTAGAAATGTTTTAGGAAAGGCACTTGGAACTCAAAGAGCTAAAGAAATCTTAGACAAGGTATCCGAGGCTACTCAACAATACAGACCTTTTGCAATAGCAAGAAAAGCTGATGCTCACCAACTTCTAAATGTTATATCTAATGAGCATCCTCAAACAATAGCACTTATACTGTGCTATCTTCAAGGCGATAAAGCTGGTCAAATAATGGCAGAATTACCTGAAGACATTCAAACAGAGGTGGCTTTTAGAATAGCAACTATGGATAATACATCACCTATGGTTATTAAGGAGATTGAAAAAGTACTAAATAGTAAATTATCTTCAGTAGTTAGAACAGATATGACAATTATAGGTGGAGTTGAAACTTTAGTTGATATATTGAATCAGGTGGATAGAACTACTGAGAAGAATATTACAGAAGGATTGGAAAGAGAAGATCCAGAACTTGCAGAAAAAATCAAACAATCTATGTTTGTATTTGAAGATATTATTTCATTGGATGATGTATCTATACAAAGAGTACTCAGAGAAGTGGAAACAAAAGATCTTTCTCTTGCATTAAAAGGATGTTCAGAAGAAGTTGCGAATTCTATATTTAGAAATCAATCAAAGAGAGCTGCTGCATCATTAAAAGAAGATATAGAATTCTTAGGACCTGTAAGAATTATGGATGTTGAAAAAGCTCAACAAAAAGTTGTTAGCGTAATAAGAAGATTAGAAGATGCAGGAGAAATAATTATTTCTAGGGGTGGAGAAGATGCTATCATCGTCTAGGGTTATAAAAAGTGATTCTACTATTGAAAGTGGTAAGGTAGAGATAAATACTGAATATGTATGCAAAAAAAATAAAGAGCTAGCAGAAAAAAATGCTAAAGATTTTATTGATAACTATGAAGTATTGGCAAGAACTATGCTTGAAAATGCACGAAGAAAAGGTGAAGAACTGATTTCTAGAGCTTATCATGAAGCTCAACAAATAGAAGAAGATGCATACAAAAAAGGTTATGATACAGGATTAGAAAAAGGTTATAAAGAAGCTTATGCAAAAGGTGTGGGTGAAGCTAATGAGTATTATGAAAATGTCTCAAAACAAGCCCAAATAGAATTAGAAGAAACTAATGCAAAAATAGATAAGATGTTTTTTCAAGCTAATCAAGACTATTTAAACTACTTGGATGAAAAAAAAGAAGATATAAAAGATTTAATTATTACCATAGCAGAAAATATTCTTCAAAAAGAAATTAAAGAAAAAGATTCAATAAGTAATATGATTTTAGATGCCATGGAAGTAAACTTAAAATCCAAGACGGTTATTGTTAAAGCAAGAAATGAATATTTAGATGATATTAAATCAAAAATTGAAATATGGAAAAGCGGCAATGTTTTTAATGGGGATATTTTTGTAGTAGCAGATGATACTTTAGATGAAGGTTCTGCAATTATTCAAAGAGAAAACGGAAAAATAGTAGTTGATGCCATGAAAGCTTTAGACAAAGTTAAAGATATAATGAATTCTAGTGACCAGGATTAAGTTGAGGTACTAGGGAATAGGTACTAGGATGTAGGATAGGATGCTTTGATAAGGAAAAGCTTTTAAAAAAGAATCCACTAGTCACTAATCGGTAAAGGAGCCATAAGTTTTTAAAAAGGTATTTAGAGATTAGCGACTAGTGGTTAAAAAGAAGAAGTCTAGGGTATTTGACAAAAAGCTTTATGAAAGCTAAAGTCGCGCTAGCACCTAGCACCTAGCACCTAGCACCTAGCACCTAGCAAAAAATGAGGTGGTGTTTTGGATATTTCGCTGAATTTTCAGGGTTTAAGGGATAAAATTAATGAGTGGGATTTTAAATATGTAGAAGGAATGGTAAAACAAGTTATTGGACTTACTATAGAAGTTGAAGGAATTAAGGCTTTTGTAGGAGAAGTTTGTAATATATATAATGAGAAAAATAGACCTGTA from Clostridium sp. MB40-C1 includes these protein-coding regions:
- the flgB gene encoding flagellar basal body rod protein FlgB; this encodes MKIGSNSVEENTYSLIKKSLDASLKRNEVIDNNISNVNTKGFKRHYVTFEETLKDTQSDMDMTTTNEKHISDGKEYGQIEEQRDESDSMRMDGNNVDIENEMANLAANSLKYNALISQMNSRISMKRNIINGGK
- the flgC gene encoding flagellar basal body rod protein FlgC — translated: MSAFDSFRISASGLSAERLRLDTIAANIANVSTTRGENGQAYRRKVAVFQENLEQELNKEENKYGAKLKGVKAVGIEEDKSPLRRVYDPAHPDADNEGYVSMPNVNVLNEMADMIAATRAYEANITAINSGKNMFMKALEIGR
- the fliE gene encoding flagellar hook-basal body complex protein FliE — protein: MKINDFIPNTPFYTQINSKNTQNDIEQEGHISSFGETLKTELNKVNDKQLEAEDLTDKFIKGEEDNIHGVMLKTEEAKLSLQLAVQVRNKVLEAYQEINRMQV
- the fliF gene encoding flagellar basal-body MS-ring/collar protein FliF, producing the protein MNKLKENVGKLLEKIKSLSKGKKIAFGTLALGILIVLIYLIIHFNKTNYAVLFRDMDPNDAQTALAKLNEKKIQYKIENNTIKVPEEKAAELRMEIAPVLTNGAKGYEILDEGSKWGMTDKEMDTKYQIALQGELQKTIETFPEVEKADVKLVMNKESDFFKKEDPAQASVTLHFKNGQKVNKEQIKAIVSLIGGSVKNLPKENVKVIGVVNGTTSVLSEDLFDDEKNTLGTATDKQRDYEKNLEKEYEKKILALLSQKYGAGVQATVDVQAEFDASEKTSTTWDKTPVVRSEKNVKDTNTNTATKPSGSPVDNNMSNTYGSNGGNSNSSHEESTKNYEIGKVEEKVVAAPGKIKKVSASIIVNESSLSDDAKTKIQNTVSAAIGYDQNRGDIISVEGMKFAGVDDPEKEAEKKAQEEAAQKKMLMYKYIGAGVAALIALIAVLIFVRKSRKKRNEEDETQGIDFLVGENVTPKEPLKPIEFDDENEKTHLEKEIKKYASNKPEQVAEIIKAWMAEDER
- the fliG gene encoding flagellar motor switch protein FliG, with product MAKENKLTGIQKAAILFITLGPEAASGIIKKLSDNEIQKITYEIANTTSVKQEQRSEILEEFIEMNKAKDYILEGGFEYARNVLGKALGTQRAKEILDKVSEATQQYRPFAIARKADAHQLLNVISNEHPQTIALILCYLQGDKAGQIMAELPEDIQTEVAFRIATMDNTSPMVIKEIEKVLNSKLSSVVRTDMTIIGGVETLVDILNQVDRTTEKNITEGLEREDPELAEKIKQSMFVFEDIISLDDVSIQRVLREVETKDLSLALKGCSEEVANSIFRNQSKRAAASLKEDIEFLGPVRIMDVEKAQQKVVSVIRRLEDAGEIIISRGGEDAIIV
- a CDS encoding fliH protein, producing MLSSSRVIKSDSTIESGKVEINTEYVCKKNKELAEKNAKDFIDNYEVLARTMLENARRKGEELISRAYHEAQQIEEDAYKKGYDTGLEKGYKEAYAKGVGEANEYYENVSKQAQIELEETNAKIDKMFFQANQDYLNYLDEKKEDIKDLIITIAENILQKEIKEKDSISNMILDAMEVNLKSKTVIVKARNEYLDDIKSKIEIWKSGNVFNGDIFVVADDTLDEGSAIIQRENGKIVVDAMKALDKVKDIMNSSDQD